In Tripterygium wilfordii isolate XIE 37 chromosome 17, ASM1340144v1, whole genome shotgun sequence, the genomic window attttctacTGTCTTAATTCAACCAATAAGAATAAAATAGTCTATTAaatatcaaaactcattctAGAATAATCAATCCTTAAAAGGGTTGGATGAGTTCGTAATCTCACCCTCTCAAAATTGATCACCAAATGAAAATGAGGGAATGATTGGTTTCCATAAACATCTCAACAGCATTCCACCCTCTAAACGCTATACTAACCAAATGCCCTATAAAACTCATAATATTTTCAGTCCCGTAAACTCAACCATGGCAACCGTATGACTAACGCCATGATAGTACTTCTGATGGGGGGCTTCGACGCCATTGGCGTCGAGTTTACGACAAAAATTACCCAGCTTCTTTGGGTATATCTTGAGCTCTTGCTACTGGACTTTCAACTTCTTTGGGTATATATCCAGTCAGCTTATAACACccaaccacctccacaaccttGTACACTCACAGACAAGGTTTCTCAAGGAGAAATTTACAGAGACAGTTTGGTATACCGGCCACCTCCAAACACTCAGAATTCGACCTTCATTATCATATGCAGGAATCATGGAGGTGGACAGAATGCCAAAATGTCTCTGCAACAAAGTCCCCTCGAGACGCCCTTAAAGCAAGACAAAGAAGAGAGCTGGTTGTTGATTGAAGCTCGAAAATCATATGCAGTAACAGAAAAGAGAGTGCATTTGAAACCAACCAAAGTAGCTTCTTTTTTTCCGCTAATGGGGGTGAAAAGAGAGTCCATACGCGTGCACTTTCCAAAAGCAACAAAGCAGAATACCCTTCAGCTTTTCCAAGGCCGGCCTCCCAGAGCTTGTAGTGCAACCACAGCATGAGTTTCTTGCGGTATCTTGGACCTGATTGCAGAGAACATAGCTTTTGTCGACTATAGTGGGTCTAGTGGTTTTGCTCGTGCTTCTAATTTGCTTTTGACTTGCTGCAAAAACAAAAGACAGCATAAAGTCCTGTACCTGTTTCCACTCGGCCTGCGATTCCTCGTCGACTCATTGATACATTCAGACTTCATATTTCTCAAGCTTAGATCACAAGCAGGATCAAGTCACGCCAACGATCAaggaaacaagagagagagagagagagagacagaaagaATATTACTAAGGAAGAGGGATGAAATAGTCTGGCATAACAAATTGAAGCTACCCTTTCCCATATACCTACAATTTTCAACCaatgttatatatatgtatatataagagAGCTTAAATTCAGTCAATCCTTTACATCCCATGTTATTGGTCAATAGATAAAAATTGACCAACCCATCATGAGAGGAGATAGCAGTGTCGTGAGTTTATAGAGTTTATCCACACGACCTTAATCTACTTCAACCTGGGAATAGTTGCTGTTCTCAAACGCTATGATGCATACCCATTTTCAACCATCCGACTATCATCCCCAACTACTTTATCCAACGGGTTTTGTTCTGCCCATACGGATGCATCTAAATATCCAAACTCAAAAAGCCTATCAAGAACTTGATCCTCTGCTGGATTCAGTGCCCAACTGAAAAGCTGAAAATAAGGCAAATTAAAACGTTCGTCATCTCACcctc contains:
- the LOC119981641 gene encoding uncharacterized protein LOC119981641 isoform X2, whose protein sequence is MSRRGIAGRVETGPRYRKKLMLWLHYKLWEAGLGKAEGYSALLLLESARVWTLFSPPLAEKKKLLWASRGDFVAETFWHSVHLHDSCI
- the LOC119981641 gene encoding uncharacterized protein LOC119981641 isoform X1, translating into MSRRGIAGRVETGPRYRKKLMLWLHYKLWEAGLGKAEGYSALLLLESARVWTLFSPPLAEKKKLLWLVSNALSFLLLHMIFELQSTTSSLLCLALRASRGDFVAETFWHSVHLHDSCI